Proteins found in one Labrus bergylta chromosome 8, fLabBer1.1, whole genome shotgun sequence genomic segment:
- the id4 gene encoding DNA-binding protein inhibitor ID-4, whose protein sequence is MKAVTPVHPQDSSSSSGELSLHYLSKQSVNIARCRMEEEDLFCLQYDMNDCYSRLKRLVPTIPQDKKVSKVEILQHVIDYILDLQLALETHPSLHKQQPQRTGTCPPAASNPSRTPLTVLNVDHHQRTSIAKKPEDSILCR, encoded by the exons ATGAAGGCTGTTACTCCAGTCCACCCCCAGGactcctcctccagcagcgGTGAGCTCTCCCTGCACTATCTGTCGAAGCAGAGCGTCAACATCGCCCGGTGCAGGATGGAAGAGGAGGACCTGTTCTGCCTGCAGTACGACATGAACGACTGCTACAGCCGGCTGAAGCGCCTGGTGCCCACCATTCCACAGGATAAGAAAGTCAGCAAAGTGGAGATCCTCCAGCATGTCATAGACTACATCCTGGACCTGCAGCTGGCCCTGGAGACGCACCCTTCTCTCCATAAACAGCAGCCACAGCGGACCGGGACTTGTCCTCCAGCAGCCTCCAACCCAAGCCGGACACCGCTGACGGTGCTTAACGTTGACCACCATCAG aGGACGTCAATAGCGAAAAAGCCGGAGGACTCTATTTTATGCCGCTGA